The genomic window CGATGCCGCCCACCTGACTCGCGGTGCCGTAGAAGTACTTCTGCACGAAGTCGGCTTGCAGGCCCACCGCCTCGAACAGTTGCGCGCCGCAGTAACTGAGGTAGGTGCTCACGCCCATCTTGGACATGATCTTGCTCAGGCCCTTGCCGATGGCCTTGACATAGTTGTAGATGGCCTTTTCGGGGGTGACTTCGGTGAGGTCGGGCATCCCCGGAATCGGCGTGTGGAGGTCGGTGATCGTTTCGAGCGCGAGGTAGGGGTGAATCGCTTCGGCCCCGTACCCGGCGAGCGCGGCGAAGTGGTGGACTTCGCGGGCGTCGCCCGTTTCCACCACCAATCCGGTTCGCATCCGCAGGCCCTTTTTCACGAGGTGGTGATGAACGCTCGAGAGCGCGAGCAGCGCGGGAATCGCGGCCCGGCTGCGGTCCACTCGCTTGTCGGTCAGGATGATGATGTTGTGGCCCGACTCGATGGCGTCCACCGCCCAGGCGTTGATGGTGGCGAGCTTGGCCTCGATGCCGCGCGCGCCCCACTCGGCGGGGTAGGTGATGTCGAGGTCGAACGCCTTGAACTTGCCACGGGTGTGCGCCTCGATGTTGCGGACGCGCGCCATGTCGTCGAAATCCAGAATGGGTTGCTCGACTTCCAGGCGCATGGCGGGGTTGACTGCGTTGATATCGAGCAGGTTGGGGCGCGGCCCGACGAAGGAGCGCAGGCTCATGACCACCGACTCGCGGATGGGGTCGATCGGCGGGTTGGTCACCTGCGCGAAGAGCTGCCGGAAGTAGTTGTAGAGCGGCTTGGAGCGGTGCGAGAGCACGGCGAGCGGGCTGTCGTTGCCCATGCTGCCGATGCCTTCTTCGCCGTTTTTCGCCATCGGGCCCATCAGGAACTTGAGGTCTTCCTGGGTGTACCCGAACGCCTGCTGGCGCTTGAGCAGCGGCTCGGCGAACTCGTCCACCGTGCCGGTTTCCTCGGAATCGTCGAGGCGCAGGCGGGTGTTTTCCACCCACTGGCGGTAGGGCTTGGCCTGCGCGAATTGCAGCTTCAGCTCGTCGTCCTCGACAATCCGGCCCTGTTCGAGGTCGATCATGAACATCTTGCCGGGTTGCAGGCGCCACTTCTTGACGATCTGCGACTCGGGAATGGGCAGCACGCCCGACTCGGAGGCGAGCACGACCAGCCCGTCGCGGGTCTGGAGGTAGCGGGCGGGGCGCAAGCCGTTGCGGTCGAGCATGGCGCCCACCTGCCGCCCGTCGGTAAAGACCATCGCGGCGGGGCCGTCCCAGGGCTCCATCATGGAGGCGTGGTACTCGTAGAACGCCCGGCGGCGGTCGTCGAGCAGCGCGTTTTGCTCCCAGGCTTCGGGAATCATCATCATCGCGGCCTGCGCCATCGGGTAGCCCGCGAGGGTCAGCAGCTCGATGGCGTTGTCGAAGGTCGCGGTGTCGGACTCGCCCTCGTAGGAGATGGGGTAGAGCTTGCCGAGGTCATCGCCGAAGACGGGGCTGCTGAGAATCCCCTCGCGCGCCCGCATCCAGTTGAAGTTGCCCTTGACGGTGTTGATTTCGCCGTTGTGGGCCACCATGCGGTAGGGGTGGGCGAGGCGCCACTCGGGGAAGGTGTTGGTGGAAAAGCGCTGGTGAACGACGGCGAGCGCCGACACGACTTCGGGCTGTTGCAGGTCGCGGTAGTACTCGCCCACCTGATCGGCGAGCAGCAGACCCTTATAGATGATGGTCCGGCACGACATGGAGGGCACGTAGTACTCCTGCCCGTGCGTGAAGTTCAGCCCCAGAATTGCGTTGCTCGCGCGGCGGCGAATCACGTACAGCTTGCGCTCCAGCGCGTCGGGCACCAGGGTGTCGGGGCCGGCGCCGATGAAAATCTGGCGGATGACCGGCTCTTTTTCTTTCACCGCCGGGCTCATCGGCATGGCGTGGTTGATGGGCACGTCGCGCCAGCCGAGCACCACTTGCCCCTCGGCAATCACGGCGCGCTCGAGTTCCTGTTCGCAGGCGCGGCGCGAGGCGATTTCCTTGGGCAGGAAAATCATGCCCACGCCGTAGTCGCCGGGCGGGGGCAGGGTCACGCCCTGAAGGCTCATTTCGGCGCGGTAGAAGGCGTCGGGGATTTGCAGCAGGATGCCCGCGCCGTCGCCCATCAGGGGATCGGCACCGACGGCCCCGCGGTGGTCGAGGTTTTCCAGAATCTTGAGGCCCTGGGCGATGATGTGGTGAGACTTCTGCCCGCCGATGTGGGCCACCATGCCCACCCCACAGGCGTCGTGTTCGGCATTCGCGTACAGGCCGCGCTCGGTCGCCCGGCGCACCTCCTGGGCCGTGGCCGGTTGCTGCGGCCCGGTCTGCGGCCCCGCTGCCGGGGTTTCCCGCTGGTCGTGTTTCTCCATGTCTGCACCCCTTGCGCTGGAAGTCACTCGCCTGCGTCCTCGCAGGCTGCTAAGCTCTAGGGTACAGAGTCATGCAACTTTATGCGGGGCCGTTGTTTATAACGCGCCCACTTTCGCCGTTCCCCGGATGAGCCGCTGCTTCGGCCTTCCTTGAGAGTTCGTCCCGCTGCCGGACCTGGGATGCGCCACAGGGCCTCCAGACAAACACGGTCACGATGTTAGCCTCCCCCTATGGACACAACCCAGCTCACGGCGCCCGGCGCATATCCCGGCCTCGCGGTCACGCTGCATGACGGCGGCATCCTCGAAATCGTCATCCGCAACGAGAAGACGCTCAACAGCGTGGACCGGCGTGGGCACGCGGCGCTCACGCACATCTGGCGCGACATAGACGCGGCGTCCGGCGTGCGCTGCGTGCTCATTCGTGGCGAGGGCCGGGGCTTTTCGTCGGGCGGGGACTTTGAACTTATCGAGGAAATGGCGAGCGACTTCACCGCGCTCGCCCGAGTCTGGAAAGAAGCCCGTGACCTCGTGTACAACGTGGTCAACTGCGGCAAGCCGGTGGTGAGCGCCATCCACGGTCCCTGCGTGGGCGCGGGGCTGGCGGTGGCCCTGCTCGCCGACGTGAGCGTGGCGGCCAAAAGTGCCCGGATTCTCGACGGACACGTGCAGCTCGGCGTGGCGGCGGGCGACCACGCGGCGATTATCTGGCCGCTGCTATGCGGGCTGAACAAGGCCAAGTACCACCTGCTGACCGGCGAAAGCGTGAGCGGCGAGGAAGCCGAGCGCATCGGGCTGGTCAGTCTGTGCGTGCCCGACGAAGAACTGCTCGACCGGGCGTGGGCGGTGGCACGCAAGCTGGCGGCAGGCAGCCCCACCGCCGTGCGCTGGACCAAATACGCCCTGAACAACTGGCTCCGGGCGATGGGGCCGACCTTCGACGCCTCGCTTGCGCTCGAATTCCTGGGCTTTACCGGCCCGGATATTCATGAGGGGCTGGCGGCCAAGCGCGAGCGGCGGGAGCCGAGGTTTATGGAGGACGCGCCGATTTAGAGCATTTGAGAGGAAAAGACACCCTCACCCCTTGCTTTGCAAGGCCCTCTCCCAGGGGGAGAGGGAGGGAGCCGCGAAGCGGCGGAAGGGTGAGGGGTCTCCCTGCCCCCTCCCCACCCGCGCACTATCCTGCTTCCCATGTCGTTTCCCCTCTGGCTCTGGCTGGCGCTCGGCGGCGCGGTTGGGGCGGTGTGCCGTCAGGCGGCGGTGCTGTTGCTCGCGCCGCTGGTGGCCCGCACGGGGTTTCCGGCGGCGGTGCTGCTCATCAACGTGCTGGGCTCGTTTCTGCTTGGGCTGACGCTGGCGCTAACCGGGCGCGGCGTGTGGCCCGAAGCGGTGCGGATGACCTTCGGCACCGGGGTGCTGGGGGCGTTTACCACCTTCTCGACCTTTTCCACCGAGCTCGATGGCCTGTTGCTGCGCGGTCAGGGCGGATTGGCGCTCGCCTACGCAGCTCTCAGCGTGGGCCTGGGGCTGACGGCGGCAGTGGCAGGCCGGGTGCTGGGAGCGCGGCTGTGAGCCGGGAAGCTGGAGGAAGGCGAGCTGTGCAAGGAGAAGCTGTGAAGGGAGCAAAAGCGTGACCGAGCCGGACAGCAAACCGAAAAAGGGCCGTGCGGGCCGCAAGAAAGCCGAGCCGGTGCGCCCGCCCGAGCAGTTTCTGGAACTCGCCGAACTGCTCGACTATGTGGGGCAGGTCATCGCGCGCGGGGTGCCCGGCGGCGTGTGGGTGCGCGCCGAAATCGCCTCGTTGACCGACCGGCGGCACCTGTACCTCGACCTCGTGCAGGCGGGCGAGGGCGGCGCGGGCGGGGTTGGTGAGGTCGCCAAGTGCCGCGCGACGGTATGGGCCCGCGAACGCTTTGCGCTGGAGGCTAAGTTCCGGGGGGCGACGAGCGGCGCGACGCTGAGCGCCGGTCTAAAGGTGCTGCTCTTCGGCACCGCCGAGTTTCACCCGCAGTACGGCTTTTCCTTCAACGTGCTCGACATCTCCCCCGAGTACACGCTGGGCGACGCAGCGCTGCGGCTCGAAGCCATGCGCGCCGAACTCGTGGCAGAGGGCAGCTACGGCCTCAACCGCCTGCTGCCGGTGCCCACTGACTTCGCGCGGGTGGCGGTCATCGCTCCCAGGGAAGCGGCGGGCCTGGGCGACTTCCGGCGCGAAGCCGACCCGCTGGAAGCCGCCGGGCTGGTGGAGTTTCATTACCTCGAAGCGACCTTTCAGGGCCGCGAGGCGGGGGCGAGCCTGCTGCGGGCGGTGGCAGCGGCGCGCGAACTCCACCAGGAGAAGGCTCTCGATGCCCTGTTCGTCATTCGCGGTGGGGGCGCCGTCACCGACCTCGCGTGGCTCAACGACCTGGAACTGGCCCGCGCCCTGGCGACTTTTCCCGCGCCGGTGGTCACAGGTTTAGGGCACGCCCGCGACGACACCCTGCCCGACGAGGTGGCCTGCCTGCGGACCGACACGCCGAGCAAGGCCGCCGCGTACCTCGTCCGCACGGTGGTCAACGCCGCCGCGCAGGCGCAGGAGGCCGCCCGCACCATCCGCGCCGAGGCCGCCCGCGTGCTGGTCGAGGCTGAAGCTGCCGCTGCGTGGGCGCGTGACCGGGCACTGTCGAGCGCGGTGCGCCGGGTAGACGCCGCCGCCGCCGAGGTGGACGCCCTGATGCGCCAGGCGCTCGGCCTGACCCCGCAGCGCACCCTGGCGCGGGGCTACGCGCTCGTCCGCGACGCGGCGGGGCAGCCGGTCACGCGGGCGGCGGGGGCACGGGCGGGCGAGCCGCTCACCCTGGAATGGAGCGACGGCAGCGTGCCGGTGCGGGTGGAATAACCAGGCTTGACCTCCGCAACGAGGAACTAGAGCATTTGACAAAAGAATGGCCTCGCGCTGTTTGACCCTCTACCAAGGGGAGAGGGCCTGCCACAGGCAGGGGTGAGGGGTCTTTATTACGTCAAATGCTCTAGGCCACCATCGGCCAACTTCTGACGAACTTCCTCGGAGACAAAGGGCCACCTGTCCAAGACTTGCTGGAACTGGCAGACCTTCAGCGCGAATATTTGGCCGAGCGGCTTGGCGTTGAGCGCGCTGTATGCAGTTTGATTGTCTTCTGAGCCCCTGGCCTACTCCGGCACGTCCACCGGCTCGCCCAGGAATTTCGGCCCTTTGCCGCGCAGCACGTCCAGCACGGCCTTGACGCGGGCGAGCACCTCACGGCCCTGCACCTTCAGGCCGCTGCGCCCGGTCACGTCGCGGGCGTTGAGCGCGGCAGCGTCGAGGCCGCGTGTGCGGGCGAGGAAAATGGCGCGCTCGTTGTGAAACGGCTGGCTGATGAGGGTGAACTGCCGGGTGCCGAAGACCTCGGCGGCGCGGACCACACTGTCGAGGGTACGGAAGCCCGCGTAGTCGAGGACCAACTGCTCGGCGGGAATACCGCGCTCCAGCAGGTCTTCTTTCATGGTGGTCGGCTCGTCGTAAGACACGCTGCTGTTGTCGCCGCTGAGCAGCAGCACCCGCACTTTGCCCGCTTTGTACGCGGCCTCGGCGGCGTCGATGCGGTAGAGGTAATAGCGGTTCACGCGCCCGCTCGCCAGATATTTGCTCGTCCCCAGCACCAGCCCGACGTGCCGCGCCGGGAGGTCTTCCGGGCGGTCGAAGGTCCGGCCCCACGCGGCGAGCGGCACCACGATTTGCGGCAGCAGCACGCCCGCGAGGAGCGCCCCCACCCCTCCTGCGGCCCAGCGCCGCCAACGAATGCGAGTCTTCACGGGCGTCAGGCTAGCGCTCCCCATGAGCGGAGGCTCCAGGCAGAGGCCCAGCAGTCAAGCGCCGCTCGAACCGGGCCACCCGCCAAGAGCCGGCCTGCACCACGTCCACCTCCCGGAAGCCCGCCGCCGCGTACAGCGCCCGCAGCCGGGGCCGCTCCGCCGCCGTGTCGAGTCGCAAAAAGCTGCGGCCCAGGGCGCAGGCTTCGGCAGCCGCGTGTTCCAGCAGCGTATGTGAGAGCCCCCGCCCCTGCCAGCCGGGATGCACGCTCAGCTTGTGCAGGTACGCGGCCTCGCCGGGCGGGTCGTCGGGCCAGAAAAGGGGGTCGGCGTCCAGCAGGACGTAAGTGCCCACCGCCTCGCCGCCGTGCCACGCCACCCGCCAGCCGGGGCGGGGGTAATACCGTTCCAGCCGCTCGGGGGTCAGGCTGCG from Deinococcus radiodurans R1 = ATCC 13939 = DSM 20539 includes these protein-coding regions:
- a CDS encoding GNAT family N-acetyltransferase, with amino-acid sequence MDLELTYTLGDLDAASALLVRVAQDRVERGEELWPPRSLTPERLERYYPRPGWRVAWHGGEAVGTYVLLDADPLFWPDDPPGEAAYLHKLSVHPGWQGRGLSHTLLEHAAAEACALGRSFLRLDTAAERPRLRALYAAAGFREVDVVQAGSWRVARFERRLTAGPLPGASAHGER
- a CDS encoding SanA/YdcF family protein, with translation MKTRIRWRRWAAGGVGALLAGVLLPQIVVPLAAWGRTFDRPEDLPARHVGLVLGTSKYLASGRVNRYYLYRIDAAEAAYKAGKVRVLLLSGDNSSVSYDEPTTMKEDLLERGIPAEQLVLDYAGFRTLDSVVRAAEVFGTRQFTLISQPFHNERAIFLARTRGLDAAALNARDVTGRSGLKVQGREVLARVKAVLDVLRGKGPKFLGEPVDVPE
- a CDS encoding enoyl-CoA hydratase/isomerase family protein; its protein translation is MDTTQLTAPGAYPGLAVTLHDGGILEIVIRNEKTLNSVDRRGHAALTHIWRDIDAASGVRCVLIRGEGRGFSSGGDFELIEEMASDFTALARVWKEARDLVYNVVNCGKPVVSAIHGPCVGAGLAVALLADVSVAAKSARILDGHVQLGVAAGDHAAIIWPLLCGLNKAKYHLLTGESVSGEEAERIGLVSLCVPDEELLDRAWAVARKLAAGSPTAVRWTKYALNNWLRAMGPTFDASLALEFLGFTGPDIHEGLAAKRERREPRFMEDAPI
- the xseA gene encoding exodeoxyribonuclease VII large subunit; this translates as MTEPDSKPKKGRAGRKKAEPVRPPEQFLELAELLDYVGQVIARGVPGGVWVRAEIASLTDRRHLYLDLVQAGEGGAGGVGEVAKCRATVWARERFALEAKFRGATSGATLSAGLKVLLFGTAEFHPQYGFSFNVLDISPEYTLGDAALRLEAMRAELVAEGSYGLNRLLPVPTDFARVAVIAPREAAGLGDFRREADPLEAAGLVEFHYLEATFQGREAGASLLRAVAAARELHQEKALDALFVIRGGGAVTDLAWLNDLELARALATFPAPVVTGLGHARDDTLPDEVACLRTDTPSKAAAYLVRTVVNAAAQAQEAARTIRAEAARVLVEAEAAAAWARDRALSSAVRRVDAAAAEVDALMRQALGLTPQRTLARGYALVRDAAGQPVTRAAGARAGEPLTLEWSDGSVPVRVE
- a CDS encoding glutamate synthase-related protein — encoded protein: MEKHDQRETPAAGPQTGPQQPATAQEVRRATERGLYANAEHDACGVGMVAHIGGQKSHHIIAQGLKILENLDHRGAVGADPLMGDGAGILLQIPDAFYRAEMSLQGVTLPPPGDYGVGMIFLPKEIASRRACEQELERAVIAEGQVVLGWRDVPINHAMPMSPAVKEKEPVIRQIFIGAGPDTLVPDALERKLYVIRRRASNAILGLNFTHGQEYYVPSMSCRTIIYKGLLLADQVGEYYRDLQQPEVVSALAVVHQRFSTNTFPEWRLAHPYRMVAHNGEINTVKGNFNWMRAREGILSSPVFGDDLGKLYPISYEGESDTATFDNAIELLTLAGYPMAQAAMMMIPEAWEQNALLDDRRRAFYEYHASMMEPWDGPAAMVFTDGRQVGAMLDRNGLRPARYLQTRDGLVVLASESGVLPIPESQIVKKWRLQPGKMFMIDLEQGRIVEDDELKLQFAQAKPYRQWVENTRLRLDDSEETGTVDEFAEPLLKRQQAFGYTQEDLKFLMGPMAKNGEEGIGSMGNDSPLAVLSHRSKPLYNYFRQLFAQVTNPPIDPIRESVVMSLRSFVGPRPNLLDINAVNPAMRLEVEQPILDFDDMARVRNIEAHTRGKFKAFDLDITYPAEWGARGIEAKLATINAWAVDAIESGHNIIILTDKRVDRSRAAIPALLALSSVHHHLVKKGLRMRTGLVVETGDAREVHHFAALAGYGAEAIHPYLALETITDLHTPIPGMPDLTEVTPEKAIYNYVKAIGKGLSKIMSKMGVSTYLSYCGAQLFEAVGLQADFVQKYFYGTASQVGGIGIFEVAEEAIRTHHAAFSGDPLMEKNLNAGGEYAWRAQGEEHMWTPDAVAKLQHSVRSGHAGTYAEYARIINDQSRRHMTLRGLFDFKTEGRNAVPLEEVEPASEIVKRFATGAMSLGSISTEAHATLAVAMNRIGGKSNTGEGGEDPARYERELRGEQFNEGETLASVLGGSRVEVDYPLQPGDSLRSKIKQVASGRFGVTAGYLSSADQIQIKMAQGAKPGEGGQLPGGKVSEYIGFLRHSVPGVGLISPPPHHDIYSIEDLKQLIHDLKNVNPRADISVKLVSEVGVGTIAAGVAKAKADHIVIAGHDGGTGASPWSSIKHAGTPWELGLAETQQTLVLNRLRDRVRVQTDGQLKTGRDVVIAALLGADEFGFATAPLVAEGCIMMRKCHLNTCPVGVATQDPVLRARFQGKPEHVINYFFFVAEEVRQLMASLGVRSFDDLIGRSDLLDMRAGIDHWKAQGLDFSRVFYKPEMPAEVGTRHLTGQDHELDKALDLKLIEKCRPAIEHGERVHFLQDARNVNRSVGAMLSGELVRARPGGLPDQTVFIQMEGTGGQSFGAFLAQGLTLYLIGDANDYTGKGLSGGRVVVRPSIEFRGKAENNIIIGNTALYGATSGEAYFRGVAGERFAVRLSGASAVVEGTGDHGCEYMTGGTVVVLGQTGRNFAAGMSGGVAYVYDVDGQFEKRCNLSMVGLERVQPEDEQLQSAVPHQLHNGKSDEAQLRELIENHHRWTGSSRASELLDDWDSALKKFVKVMPHEYARALRERTQADEGTVQAADTTRMQTGQPDNKFGGKGTLTK
- a CDS encoding fluoride efflux transporter FluC — its product is MSFPLWLWLALGGAVGAVCRQAAVLLLAPLVARTGFPAAVLLINVLGSFLLGLTLALTGRGVWPEAVRMTFGTGVLGAFTTFSTFSTELDGLLLRGQGGLALAYAALSVGLGLTAAVAGRVLGARL